Proteins encoded together in one Musa acuminata AAA Group cultivar baxijiao chromosome BXJ3-6, Cavendish_Baxijiao_AAA, whole genome shotgun sequence window:
- the LOC135639347 gene encoding heat shock 70 kDa protein 17-like: MLRSAAGIRLRLALFLIFSSFSIPSESAVSSIDLGSEWMKVAVVNLKPGQSPISIAINEMSKRKSPALVAFHGGNRFVGEEAAGIVARYPDKVYSLVRDMIGKSYKHAKDLAKSLYLPYDLIEDTRGAAGIRVDDGVTVYTAEELLAMILTYGMSLAKSHARVPVKDAVIAVPPYFGQAERRGVLQAAHLAGINVLSLINEHAGAALQYGLDKDFSNESRHVILYDMGSSSTYAALVYFSAYNTKEIGKTKSVNQFLVKDVRWDAKLGGQDMEMRLVEYFADEFNKQLGNGIDVRKSPKAMAKLKKQVKRTKEILSANTVAPVSVESLFEDLDFRSTISREKFEELCADLWERALVPVKEVLRHSSLKIDEIYAVELIGGATRVPKLQAKLQEFLGRNYLDKHLDADEAIVLGSSLHAANLSDGIKLNRKLGMIDGSSYGFLLELDGPDLLKDENTNMLLIPRMKKMPIKLFRSIKHNKDFEASLSYDKVNELPPGVSTYIFAQYSVLGLTEASEKYVARNLSAPTKANLHFSLSRSGVLSLDRAEAVIEISEWVEVPKKNTTLENNATNSFNVSTETSPANSSQDNAENLNSADSTNGSSNSTKGEQASDIITEKVLKKKTFRVPLKVLEKTTGPGSVLSEESISEAKIKLEALDKKDAERRITAELKNSLEEYIYSTREKIEDNNEVEKISSEEERHSFVEKLTEVQEWLYTDGEDASAGEFKERLELLKAIGDPIFFRLNELTARPLACEHAQLYLGELQKIVNNWESNKPWLPKTRIEEVLSEAKKLKNWLVEVEELQKKASLLSTPIFTSDEVYQKVSKLQDKVASVNRIPKPKPKPEKPPKEEPANHDNSTSTSNSTSGEQTSETGHATQDSSSTTADQENVVHAEL, encoded by the exons ATGTTGAGATCTGCGGCTGGAATCCGGTTACGCTTGGCCCTATTTTTGATCTTTTCCTCGTTTTCGATTCCCTCCGAATCGGCCGTCTCGAGCATCGATCTGGGCTCCGAATGGATGAAGGTGGCCGTCGTCAACCTGAAGCCCGGCCAGAGCCCGATCTCCATCGCCATCAACGAGATGTCCAAACGGAAGTCCCCGGCCCTCGTCGCCTTCCATGGTGGTAACCGCTTCGTCGGCGAGGAGGCCGCCGGGATCGTCGCGAGGTACCCCGATAAGGTGTACTCATTGGTCCGCGACATGATTGGGAAGTCTTATAAGCATGCCAAGGATCTCGCCAAATCGCTCTACCTACCGTACGATCTCATCGAGGACACGAGAGGGGCCGCCGGTATCAGGGTCGATGATGGCGTCACCGTCTATACCGCAGAGGAGTTGCTTGCGATGATCCTTACTTATGGGATGAGCTTAGCGAAGTCCCACGCGAGGGTTCCGGTGAAGGATGCGGTGATTGCAGTGCCACCCTATTTTGGCCAGGCGGAACGGAGGGGAGTGCTTCAGGCAGCGCATCTGGCTGGGATCAATGTGCTTTCACTGATTAACGAGCACGCTGGCGCTGCTTTGCAGTATGGGCTTGATAAGGATTTCTCGAACGAGTCACGACATGTTATACTCTACGATATGGGTTCCAGTAGCACTTACGCTGCTCTAGTTTACTTCTCGGCGTACAATACTAAGGAGATCGGGAAGACAAAATCTGTTAATCAGTTCCTG GTAAAGGATGTTAGATGGGATGCTAAACTTGGAGGTCAAGATATGGAGATGCGGTTGGTGGAGTATTTTGCTGATGAGTTCAATAAGCAATTAGGAAATGGAATTGATGTGAGGAAGTCTCCTAAGGCAATGGCTAAACTGAAGAAACAAGTCAAGCGTACAAAAGAAATTTTGAGTGCAAATACGGTAGCCCCAGTTTCAGTGGAATCCCTCTTTGAGGACCTTGATTTCAG AAGCACAATATCCCGTGAAAAATTTGAAGAACTATGTGCAGACTTGTGGGAGAGGGCGCTTGTGCCAGTAAAAGAGGTGCTGAGACATTCCAGCTTGAAGATAGATGAAATCTATGCTGTGGAGCTGATTGGTGGGGCTACTCGTGTGCCAAAATTACAG GCGAAGCTTCAGGAATTTCTTGGAAGGAATTATCTGGACAAGCACCTTGATGCTGATGAAGCAATAGTTCTTGGCTCGTCGTTGCATGCTGCAAATTTGAGTGATGGCATCAAGCTGAACCGTAAGCTAGGAATGATTGATGGATCTTCTTATGGCTTTTTGCTTGAATTAGATGGCCCTGATCTTTTAAAAGATGAGAATACTAATATGTTGCTTATACCACGGATGAAAAAAATGCCCATCAAG TTATTCAGGTCTATCAAACATAACAAGGACTTTGAAGCTTCTCTTAGCTATGACAAAGTGAATGAACTGCCCCCAGGAGTTTCTACTTATATATTTGCACAATATTCAGTATTGGGTCTGACTGAAGCCAGTGAAAA GTATGTGGCTCGCAATCTCTCAGCTCCCACCAAAGCAAATCTGCATTTTTCTTTGAGCAGAAGTGGAGTTTTATCTCTGGATCGAGCTGAGGCGGTTATTGAGATATCTGAGTGGGTAGAAGTTCCTAAGAAAAACACAACATTGGAGAATAATGCCACTAATAGCTTTAACGTATCTACTGAAACAAGTCCAGCAAACAGTTCGCAAGATAATGCAGAAAACCTGAATTCTGCTGATAGTACTAATGGCTCATCCAACTCTACAAAAGGCGAGCAAGCTTCAGATATCATTACAGAAAAAGTATTAAAGAAGAAAACCTTTAGGGTACCATTGAAG GTACTGGAAAAAACTACAGGCCCTGGATCTGTTCTTTCAGAAGAATCAATTTCTGAAGCTAAAATCAAATTAGAGGCACTTGACAAAAAGGATGCTGAAAGGAGGATAACTGCAGAGCTCAAAAATAGCCTCGAAGAATATATATATTCTACAAGAGAAAAG ATAGAAGATAATAATGAAGTTGAGAAAATATCATCTGAAGAAGAGCGCCACTCTTTTGTAGAGAAACTTACTGAG GTGCAAGAGTGGTTGTATACTGATGGTGAGGATGCTTCAGCAGGTGAATTCAAAGAACGACTAGAGTTACTTAAAGCCATTGGTGACCCAATATTTTTCAG ATTAAACGAGTTGACTGCACGACCACTTGCTTGTGAACATGCTCAGTTGTACCTTGGTGAGCTGCAAAAG ATCGTAAATAATTGGGAATCAAATAAACCATGGCTTCCCAAAACTAGAATCGAGGAG GTACTGAGCGAAGCGAAAAAACTTAAAAATTGGTTGGTAGAGGTGGAGGAACTACAAAAGAA GGCATCCCTCCTCAGCACACCAATCTTCACGTCAGATGAAGTCTACCAGAAAGTGTCCAAGCTTCAGGATAAG GTAGCAAGCGTCAATAGGATTCCGAAGCCAAAACCAAAACCTGAGAAGCCTCCAAAGGAAGAACCAGCCAACCATGATAACAGCACAAGCACATCCAACTCCACTTCTGGTGAGCAAACATCTGAGACAGGGCACGCCACGCAAGATTCATCCAGCACAACAGCTGATCAAGAAAATGTGGTCCATGCGGAGTTGTGA
- the LOC103987375 gene encoding uncharacterized protein At1g26090, chloroplastic isoform X2, with the protein MLLEPLDRMKKVDARLNLTQGVLEGVVGEELGVLPGMDSIFSALTLQKMVNFVPGERNLSQRDFDVIVYDGMSTEETLRLIGTTDRARWYLKYMRNMAEKTDIGRLTAPSLLKLAYESIRLYGGSIEDKTSAEIWDDIERVLEKSSVSFTDSSKFGCYLVMDTSRSTSVDAALRYWGCAIQAGTHICGVLGFDPTSSVVTESIIQKFLPLPFGCLPYISSEECVDLKAMIESLNKDTKDLFRTSSRCSESSVIFDPSQKSVTLFMPGFDKAEIKLYQYRGGSELLVEAGDQRRVIKLPSSMQGKVGGAKFIDRNLVVTLK; encoded by the exons ATGCTTCTGGAGCCTCTTGATCGAATGAAGAAAGTAGATGCCCGTCTGAATTTGACTCAAGGAGTCCTTGAAGGG GTTGTGGGTGAAGAACTCGGGGTTCTTCCTGGGATGGACTCTATTTTCTCTGCCTTGACGCTTCAGAAGATGGTGAATTTTGTTCCTGGCGAGAGAAATCTCTCACAAAGAGACTTTGATGTGATCGTGTATGATGGCATGAGCACCGAGGAGACGTTAAGGTTGATTGGTACCACAGATAGAGCAAG ATGGTATTTGAAGTATATGAGAAACATGGCTGAGAAGACAGACATCGGAAGATTGACAGCACCTTCTTTATTGAAACTAGCATATGAATCTATAAGGTTATATGGTGGATCCATTGAAGACAAAACAAGTGCAGAAATTTGGGATGACATTGAACGGGTTCTAGAG AAATCCTCAGTTTCATTCACTGATTCATCAAAGTTTGGTTGTTACCTTGTTATGGATACAAGCAGATCAACATCTGTTGATGCTGCATTGCGTTATTGGGGTTGTGCAATTCAAGCTGGAACACACATATGTGGAGTATTAGGGTTTGATCCAACATCTTCAGTTGTGACAGAATCGATAATCCAAAAGTTCTTGCCTTTACCCTTTGGGTGTCTGCCGTATATCTCCTCAGAGGAATGTGTAGATCTGAAAGCCATGATAGAATCTTTAAACAAAGACACCAAAGATCTGTTTCGGACTTCGAGCCGCTGTTCTGAATCATCTGTTATTTTTGACCCTAGCCAGAAGTCGGTGACCCTCTTCATGCCAGGTTTTGATAAGGCGGAGATAAAATTATACCAA TATCGGGGAGGGTCAGAGCTATTGGTGGAAGCTGGGGACCAGAGACGCGTAATCAAATTGCCTTCTTCCATGCAGGGAAAGGTAGGAGGTGCCAAATTCATCGACAGGAACCTTGTGGTGACACTCAAATAA
- the LOC103987375 gene encoding uncharacterized protein At1g26090, chloroplastic isoform X1, producing MALLVPPPFSSTLTISPQNPNAEPLRIRRGARPRRSGAPVVADSRNPPQKPTRLVTFLGKGGSGKTTAAVLAAQYYAMEGLKTCLLVHSQDPTVEKLMGCRIGSSPRVCDNNVSVVRLETSKMLLEPLDRMKKVDARLNLTQGVLEGVVGEELGVLPGMDSIFSALTLQKMVNFVPGERNLSQRDFDVIVYDGMSTEETLRLIGTTDRARWYLKYMRNMAEKTDIGRLTAPSLLKLAYESIRLYGGSIEDKTSAEIWDDIERVLEKSSVSFTDSSKFGCYLVMDTSRSTSVDAALRYWGCAIQAGTHICGVLGFDPTSSVVTESIIQKFLPLPFGCLPYISSEECVDLKAMIESLNKDTKDLFRTSSRCSESSVIFDPSQKSVTLFMPGFDKAEIKLYQYRGGSELLVEAGDQRRVIKLPSSMQGKVGGAKFIDRNLVVTLK from the exons ATGGCTCTGTTGGTTCCTCCACCCTTCTCCTCCACCCTGACCATTTCCCCACAAAACCCTAACGCTGAACCCCTCCGGATACGCAGAGGAGCCCGTCCTCGCAGAAGTGGAGCCCCGGTCGTGGCGGATTCGCGCAATCCTCCCCAGAAGCCCACGAGATTGGTCACATTTTTGGGCAAAGGCGGTTCAGGAAAGACCACCGCCGCGGTGCTTGCCGCCCAG TATTATGCAATGGAAGGGTTGAAGACATGCTTACTAGTACATTCTCAAGACCCGACTGTTGAGAAGCTGATGGGTTGCAGGATTGGAAGTTCTCCACGGGTGTGTGATAATAATGTTTCTGTTGTTAGGTTGGAAACAAGCAAG ATGCTTCTGGAGCCTCTTGATCGAATGAAGAAAGTAGATGCCCGTCTGAATTTGACTCAAGGAGTCCTTGAAGGG GTTGTGGGTGAAGAACTCGGGGTTCTTCCTGGGATGGACTCTATTTTCTCTGCCTTGACGCTTCAGAAGATGGTGAATTTTGTTCCTGGCGAGAGAAATCTCTCACAAAGAGACTTTGATGTGATCGTGTATGATGGCATGAGCACCGAGGAGACGTTAAGGTTGATTGGTACCACAGATAGAGCAAG ATGGTATTTGAAGTATATGAGAAACATGGCTGAGAAGACAGACATCGGAAGATTGACAGCACCTTCTTTATTGAAACTAGCATATGAATCTATAAGGTTATATGGTGGATCCATTGAAGACAAAACAAGTGCAGAAATTTGGGATGACATTGAACGGGTTCTAGAG AAATCCTCAGTTTCATTCACTGATTCATCAAAGTTTGGTTGTTACCTTGTTATGGATACAAGCAGATCAACATCTGTTGATGCTGCATTGCGTTATTGGGGTTGTGCAATTCAAGCTGGAACACACATATGTGGAGTATTAGGGTTTGATCCAACATCTTCAGTTGTGACAGAATCGATAATCCAAAAGTTCTTGCCTTTACCCTTTGGGTGTCTGCCGTATATCTCCTCAGAGGAATGTGTAGATCTGAAAGCCATGATAGAATCTTTAAACAAAGACACCAAAGATCTGTTTCGGACTTCGAGCCGCTGTTCTGAATCATCTGTTATTTTTGACCCTAGCCAGAAGTCGGTGACCCTCTTCATGCCAGGTTTTGATAAGGCGGAGATAAAATTATACCAA TATCGGGGAGGGTCAGAGCTATTGGTGGAAGCTGGGGACCAGAGACGCGTAATCAAATTGCCTTCTTCCATGCAGGGAAAGGTAGGAGGTGCCAAATTCATCGACAGGAACCTTGTGGTGACACTCAAATAA